A window from Vidua macroura isolate BioBank_ID:100142 chromosome 20, ASM2450914v1, whole genome shotgun sequence encodes these proteins:
- the LOC128817469 gene encoding translation initiation factor IF-2-like: MAVAVAAAALARGEEAVRVQTGVSQAASASRGSCRPTTSSTEIRTQPAPAASARPSAPPRGSYRPQCAGPDARVTLRRQRPRARPERGRCPEPSGDPAEPVPSELRGAGLVVLSVRTVTQAPGHTLALTPGQRGQTEPAKPGHHLSPFPWPPQAHPPVRTTLRSHQGKREDWSCTGQELGQSAARVGRQAINLHMEIKLQIWENIQEII, from the exons ATGGCTGTCGCTGTCGCCGCCGCAGCCCTCGCGAGAGGGGAGGAAGCAGTGAGGGTGCAGACGGGGGTCTCTCAGGCCGCCAGCGCCTCCCGGGGCTCCTGCCGCCCCACCACTTCCTCCACAGAGATCCGCACTCAACCAGCCCCGGCTGCGAGTGCCCGGCCCTCTGCACCGCCCCGCGGCTCTTATAGGCCGCAGTGCGCAGGCCCGGACGCTCGG GTAACCCTCCGCCGCCAGCGCCCCAGAGCGCGGCCAGAGCGGGGCCGGTGCCCCGAGCCCTCGGGGGACCCCGCCGAGCCCGTCCCGTCAGAGCTCCGGGGCGCCGGTCTGGTCGTCCTCTCAGTGAGGACAGTGACCCAGGCCCCTGGGCACACCCTTGCCCTCACGCCGGGGCAGAGAGGCCAAACTGAGCCCGCCAAGCCCGGCCATCACCTCAGCCCTTTCCCTTGGCCGCCTCAGGCGCACCCGCCGGTGAGGACAACGCTGAGGAGCCAccaggggaagagggaggaCTGGAGCTGCACAGGACAAGAGCTGGGACAGTCAGCAGCCAGAGTGGGAAGGCAG gcTATAAACTTGCACatggaaattaaattacagATCTGGGAAAATATTCAAGAGATCATCTGA